GCCTGGAGCGGCGCGACGGCCGCTTCCATCGAGGCGCCCTGATCACCCAGGAGTTGAGCGGAACCGACGATCTGGCGCGGATCGCCCGCAGCGGCGATGCGAGACTGAGCGACGGACGCTGGGTCGCGCATGTTTCCAGGCAGATTGCCGATGCCACCCGCATGATGCACGAGCAGGGCTTCGCGCATAACGATCTGAAGTGGCGCAATATTCTGGTCGATACCAAGGTATACCCGGACGTCTATCTGATTGATTGCCCCGGCGGCAGCTTCTGGTGGGGCCCGATGCTGGAATACCGCATCATCAAGGATCTCGCCTGCCTCGATAAGCTTGGCAAGCAGAAGCTCAGCCGGAGCCAGCGTTTGCGCTTCTACCGCTGGTACGTGGGGGAG
The nucleotide sequence above comes from Halopseudomonas xinjiangensis. Encoded proteins:
- a CDS encoding lipopolysaccharide kinase InaA family protein, encoding MKRWTLNPEYATGDSGLAFADLDSVFALGGEAITQDPLSTVHRVWVGDRHYYVKRYTSAGKNLRRYLGRPRIKAEWENLLNFHAWGIPSAVVVGFGLERRDGRFHRGALITQELSGTDDLARIARSGDARLSDGRWVAHVSRQIADATRMMHEQGFAHNDLKWRNILVDTKVYPDVYLIDCPGGSFWWGPMLEYRIIKDLACLDKLGKQKLSRSQRLRFYRWYVGERPLDSSDRKRIAAVLRFFEGRE